CAGTGTGGAATGCTTCGGCAATAGCAAGCGCAAAGTTTTCACTGGTGGATTGAGTCGGTACAATATCGATGCGTCCATAGAGGGTGCGTACAGCCTGCGCGGTTGTATTGCCAATTGCCGCTAACTTGATGGTTTCAGCTAGCGGATAGCCGTCAAGCAGTGTGAAAAAGTTTTTCACGGTGGAAGGACTTGTAAAAGCAATGGCGTCTATTTTTCCCCTTTCCAAGAGTGTTTTGACACGTTCAACATCAGCGCTTTCAGGTAAGCAAGTATCATAGACTTCATACTCATCGCAGGAGCCGCCAAGGGCGCGAATATGCTCTGGTAGAAGACGCTGCGAGAGTTTGCCGCGCACAAAAAGGAACTTTCGATCTGCAATCGATTTCGCAGGCAGAAGTGCAGCAAGCTCAGCGGCGCTGAACTTATCGGGCATAGTGGCAACGGCAAATCCGGCTTCCAGAAGGCGTGCTCTGGTTTTTTCACCGACAGCATAGATAGGCAAGCGGCGAATGTGCGCTAAAAAATCTGGTGCGACTCTGCGAAGCGGTTCAACAAAATGCTCAACGCCATTTGCACTGGTAAAAAAGACGGCGCTGTAATCAGGCAAAGAGGGTAAGGCAGAAAGCCAATCTGTGAGGGGCACAATTTCAATGGTTGGAAAAATGATGCACTGAAAGCCACAGGCCTCGAGTGCGACGGCAAGGTCTTGGGCTTGAGCTTTGGGGCGCGTAATTAAAACGGTTTTCCGCATCATAATAAGCGAAAAAAAGTTGCCCACGCAAATCCGTTTGCAGCATTAAGACGCACGCAGACTTGAGAGAATTTCTTGACCGCCTTGTTCAAGTAAAACTTCGGCAAGTTGAATTCCAAGTGCTTCGGCATGTTCAAGAGAAGCAGGCAAATCTGGTGAAGTGAGCAATGTAGAGAGGCTATGGCGTGCATAGCGTGTGCCATCGAGCGTGCCAATGAAAGCCGTAAGTGAGAGCCGCAAGCCTGCTAGTGAAGCATGTGCAGCAATTGGAATCTGACAACCGCCCTCTAAGCGTCGCAGCAAACTGCGTTCGGCTCGTGTGCAAAGTTCAGTTGCTGGATCGTTGAGTGAGCATGCAAGTGAAAGGACGGCTTTGTCATCAGCACGGGTTTCGATAGCAAGGGCACCTTGTCCAACCGCTGGCAAAATCTCCTCGTGAGAGAGCATCTGTGAAATTCGTGCATCTAATCCAAGACGATGGACACCTGCAAAAGCAAGGATCATGGCGTCTAAATGCTCGGGATGTTTGCGTGGCAGCATGTACCGTTCATCAAATTTTTTGAAGCGCGTGTTGAGATTGCCACGCATGTCAAGAATTTTTAAGTCAGGGCGCAGGGCGAGAAGTTGAGCGCGTCGGCGTAGACTGCCTGTAGCAACATGTGCGCCAAGCGGGAGCGATGCTACCGAGTAGCCATCGTTAGAAATCAGAACATCGCGTGTATCCTCACGTGCTATAACTGCTGCGATAGTAAGACCATCAGGAAGAGAGGTAGGTAGATCTTTCAAGCTATGGACAGCTAGGTCAATTTCTCCACGAAGTAAGGCTTGTTCAATTTCGCGTGTGAAAAGCCCTTTGTCGCCAATTTTGGAAAGCGGTGAATCCAGAATTTTGTCACCTGTGGTTTTGATGGTGCGAATTGCAATATGCAAGTGTGGGTGTAGAGCAAGCAGAGAAGTTTTGACGAACTCTGTCTGCCAAAGTGCAAGTGCACTCGAGCGTGTACCGATGACAATGGACAACTTCACGGAAAAGTCAACTTCGGTCGTTGTGATGAGCTGAACACGATTCGCAGTAGCCACGAAAGATAACTTGATGCTCAATGTGTGTAAAACCCGTAGAGCGAGAAATATCGCTAGCAATTGAATCTAAATTGCATAAGTCAATTTCTTTGATCTTGCCACAATCTATACAGATGATGTGATGATGATGTGCGAAAGGACGGGCAAATTCAAAACGCATGAATTCATCGCCAAACTGGATGCGAGAGACGATGCCAGCATCAGCAAGTTTATTGAGGGAGCGATAAACAGTTGCAAGATCAACACCATAGCGAGAAAGTTGTGCGTGCACTTCAGCGGCAGTGAGGGGTTTTTTGTTGCGGTCAAGAATTTCCAAAATGCGTATGCGCTGGTGTGTGACCTTGAAATCGTTTTGGCGCAGGAGCGTAGCGTATTTTGCTGATGCAGTTGCAGTCATCGGTAATCTCCATCAAAGCACTAAAGCATTGGTTGAGGTAAAATTACTTTGCCTTTATGAATAATTCCAACTGATTTGCCACGCAAAGTGTAGTTGTGAAAAGGTGAATTGCGTGACTTTGAAGCCAGATGTGAAGTATCAACAGTCCATTCTAAGTCTGGAGCAATCAATGTAGCGTTAAGCGGTTTGCCAACTTCAAAACGTATGGGTGGAAGGTTCATCACGCGACGCGGGTTCGTGGAAAGCATTTCAATAGCGCGATAGGCAGAGATGCGGTTTGTGTGAACGAGTGTCGTAAAAGTCAGACCAACGGAAGTTTCAAGTCCCACGATGCCAAAAGCGGCTTGCGAAATACCGCAGTCTTTTTCGTGGCAGGCATGTGGGGCGTGATCAGTTGCAATCACATCAATTGTGCCATCGGCAATAGCAGCAAGGACAGCTTCACGATCGCGCTCACTACGCAACGGCGGATTCATGCGCATATTGCCATCGTAGCCCGACTCAAAGACATCCTTATCGGTCAGTGTGAAGTGATGCGGTGTAACTTCAGCAGTTACAGGTAAGCCTTCTTGTTTTGCAGCGCGAACTAAATCAACTGCTTCTTTGACACTAATATGCGCGACATGATAACGCGGCAAATAAGGCATTGCGCCTTGCTTATTTTCTAGAAGGTAACGCAGAAGGCTTAAATCGCGTGAGAGCACGATGGATTCTGAAATTGAGGGAATACCGCGCAGTCCTAGTAATGAGGCGTAGAGGCTTTCGTTCATTACGCCGCCAAAGGAAAGTGCAGTATCTTCGCAGTGCTGAATCAGCAGCAAGTTGAATTGAGAGGCATATTCAAATGCAAGACGCATCACGCGGGAATTCATAACAGCTGCGCCGTCATCAGAGAGCGCTTTCACACCAGCTGCAGCAAGTTCGCCATATGGGGCAATGCGTTCACCTTTGCGTCCAACCGTAATTGCGCCAATGACTTCAATGTCTATCGGTAATGATGCAGCACGCTCGCGTATGAAAGCCACTACAGCAGCATTGTCAATCGGCGGCTCGGTGTTCGGCATCAGAGCAACACCTGTAAAGCCACCAGCCAGAGCTGAGCGTGCACCTGTCTCAATCGTTTCTTTATACTCAAAGCCGGGCTCACGAAAATGACAGTGCATGTCAAACAAGCCTGAAGCAACAATGCCGTCTGAAAAATCTATTACCTCATGATCTGAAAGCATCACGTCGGATGGTAAATCAGCGCTGTCAGCAAACCAAAGATGCTCGAGAATGCCATCATCGGAAATCTGAAGCGAACCCTTTTTATCGAGAAATTCGGCAGGGTTGATAATGCGCGCATTGCAAATGACGATGCTCATAGCCAATATTTTTGCTAATATACGCAACCGCAAGCAGCGCACATCAAATCAAGAGCTTAATTAGCAGAGCGTAGAGAGCCTTGAGCAGAAGAGAATTATGCTGAAGATGTACTCGAGCGCAAAATCTCTGCTTTTTGATGCTGGAGGGAGAGTAAAAGTCGGTATAAATAATCTTCATCAAAACAATGCTCCACGAGAAAAAGCATGTGATACTTTTGCGGCTGTAATGCAGGGTGGGCATCATAGCCTTTGAGAGACCAAAGTTCATGGATGAGAGAAGCGACTGCGGAGCGGAGAGCATCTGGATTCATACTACACCTCTTGCAAGGAAGGATTGAGAAAAAACAGACGCAGAAAAAATAAGGCATTCTTAGAATTAGGGGAGTGCTCAAAAGAAGTGCTTGTGAGTGAGAGCATTAGGTGAGAAATGCATCAAGGGCAGCGTGGAGTGTAGCGCAGGGACGGATGTCGAGACCAAAATTTTTCTCGAGAGATTTGTCGTTCTCAGGAGAAAGTTTGGGCACAACAGCGCGTTCAAAGCCGAGTTTTTGGATTCCATAAGGCGTCGCTCTAAGTGTGGTACAGGGCGCAATTCACCAGAGAGACCAATTTCACCAATAGCGACTGTTGAAGAGTCGGCTGGGATATCGCGCAGACTGGAGACAATTGAGACGGCAACAGCAAGATCAACTGCAGGCTCTGTGAGGCGTAAGCCGCCGGCGACATTAAGAAAGACATCATGAGACCACATTGGTAAGCCCAATCGTTTTTCTAGGACCGCAAGCAGCAGCGAGAGCCGCCGAATATCAAAACCACTCGAGACGCGCTGCGGGGCGGCGTAGTTTGTCTTAGAGACAAGCGCTTGCACTTCTACTAAAATCGGGCGTGTGCCTTCGATCGAGGCGGTAACACAAGAGCCAGAGACCCCAAAGCTACGCTCTCGCAAAAAAAGCTCAGAGGGGTTCTGAACTTCTTGTAGACCTTCTTCGGTCATTTCAAATACGGCAATCTCGTTGGTAGAACCAAATCGATTTTTAAGGGCGCGCAAAATGCGGTAGCGGTAATTGCTATCGCCTTCAAATTGAAGCACAGTGTCGACAATGTGCTCTAAGACTTTCGGACCAGCAATGACACCTTCTTTTGTGATATGTCCGATGACAAATGCGGTGATACCGAGGCGTTTGCAGGCTTGCATAATGCGCGAGGTGCACTCTCGTACTTGGCTGACACTACCGGGAGAACTTTCAAACAAACTTGAGAAAATCGTTTGAATGGAATCGATGATAACAATGTCCGGCTTCATTGTGGAGAGCGTGTCGAGAATCGTCTCCAATTGTGTTTCAGAGAGCAGGAGAAGGTTATCGGTAGTGATACCCATTCGTTCGGCGCGGCTCTTGATTTGGTGTGCGGATTCTTCGGCAGAGACATAAAGAATTTGGCGCTCAGGCAGATGCGGAGCAAGTTGCAGCATCAAAGTGGATTTGCCTATACCCGGCTCGCCACCAATGAGCACGATCGAGGCAGGCATCAAGCCGCCGCCTAAGACACGATTAAATTCTTCAATGCCAGTCGAAAGACGCGCTTCAGGCAGGGCTTCAAGTTCGCTTAGGCGCTTTGGGGCAGACTGTGGTGAGAGTGTGTTTGAGAGGGGGCGTGCTCGTGCAGAAGATTTTTCAGGTTCAGTGAGAACTTCTTCTACCATCGTGCCCCAACTGCCACACTCAAAGCACTTACCTTGATAGCGTAGTGAAATGGCGCCACAGTTCGAGCAGCGATAGCGCGTTTTGACTTTTGACATCTTTTTGAGAAAAACATCTTACAGACAAATCTACTAAGTCAGCGATGAACACTTCTAGCAGACATACGCCAAAGCGCGCCATCGTGCCAAAGTGCCACACGAAACAGCAGGCTACTTTGCATCTTCAATTGAGAGCACGGCAAAGACATCGCCTTGCATCTCACCTTTAACCTTGACCCTCAAGTTATTTTCTCGCTTTGTAGCTTGCAGGTAGGCTTTGGCTTTTTCGCAGCCAGTTGCATCAAATTTGATGAGTTTCTTCTTTGTGTAAAGTCCGAATCCAGAAGCGGCACAAGCCGGCATCAGGCAGCACTCTTTAGTATGGATTGCAGCGACTTTGTCGCTGTCAAAACTTTCACCGCATTGCACGTCGGTCAAAATGCCAACAAGTGTTTGCAGCTTAGCTGGCTTTGTGGTTTTGGCTGGCTCTTGCGCACTTGCAATTGTGCTTGAAAAGAAAAGCAAAACGAGAAAAAGCAAAAGAGATTTCAACATCGGAGTGAAGTTGCAATATGTTTTTGGAAGTTACCTTGCCTAACACAAAGAAAGAAAATATCGTTTCTTGCAAATCTTTACTACGATGTATTTTTGAAGTGGAAAGCATTTCAAAAAAAGATGTATCAAAAAGGACAACTGATTGAGGCAACCATTTCAGACCGTGCGGAAGACGAGCGCTGTTTTGCGCGCTTAGAGAACGGTATTGGGGTCTTTGTGCAAGGGTATTTGGCTATTGGCGATAGGGTTGAGGCGGAGATTTTCAAGGTCAAAAAAAACTATCTGGAAGCCAAAGCTAAGCGGTTACTTGCGCCGTCGCCGCAGCGCGTAGAGGCACGCTGTACGCATTTTGGCGTATGTGGGGGATGCAAATGGCAACACTTGGACTATGCTGCACAACTTGAACAAAAAGCAAAACAGGTGCGCGATGCACTCACACACATTGGCATGTTTTCAGCGGTGGAAGTGCTTCCGACCATTGGTGCAGAAGAGATTTTTCACTACCGCAATAAAATCGAGTTTTCATTTTCAGACCAACGCTTTGTGCTTGAGCACGAACGAGAGCTGCTAGAAAAACCAATAGACTTTGCGCTGGGCTTTCATGCCCCACGTCGCTTTGATAAAGTTGTCGATATTGACCGTTGCTACATTGCGTCGCCTGAGATGAATGTTGCCTTGAATGTGGTCAAAGCCTTTGCACATCGGTCGGGGTTAGAGCCGTACTCTATGCGTACAAATCAAGGCTTTTGGCGGCATCTGTGTGTGCGCAAAGCCTTTCGTACCAATGAAGTGATGATAAATCTTGTAACCTCTTGGCACGAAGCAGATCTAATGCAAGACTTGCTGGCGGAATTGCAGCATGCCTTGCCTCAATCGCTCACCACGCTGGTCAATAATATCACGACAAGCAAAAGCGGTACGTCAGTAGGCGAAGAAGAAAAAGTCATATTTGGCAAAGGATTTATTACCGAAAAATTAAGAGACTTGAGTTTTAAGATTTCGGCAAATTCTTTTTTTCAGACCAATACAGCACAAGCAGAGAAACTTTACGAAGCGGTGCTGAAGATGGCAGAACTTTCGCCTAACGATGTAGTTTATGATCTCTATTGCGGCACAGGTTCAATTGCCCTATTCATAGCTCACCAATGCAAGAAAGTTTTGGGCATAGAGCTTGTAGCAAGTGCAATTCAAGATGCCAGAGATAACGCAGTGCTGAATGGTTTAGAGAATTGCATGTTTCACCAACTCGATCTAAAAGAGTTTCGTAAACTTGCGCCTGAACTTAGTGCATTCGGATTGCCCGATGTTGTGATTACTGATCCACCGCGTGCAGGAATGCATCCTGATGCTGTGAGTTTCTTGCTCAAACTCTCCCCAAAGCGTATCGTTTATGTAAGCTGCAATCCAGCAAGTTTGGCACGCGATGCAAAGCTGCTCTGTGTGCATGGTAACTATGGCTTGCGTCTTGTACAACCGATAGATATGTTTCCACATACAAATCACATTGAGAGTATTGCTGTACTAGAAAAAATATCTTCATAAGCTTAGCAACTTCAACTATGAGAGGTTTTATTGGATTTTTATTTCTCGTCTTTGTTGGGCTGTTCGTCTATTTTGCTTTCATTAAAAAAGACGAACCAATTTCAACGGAGCAGATTAAAGAAAAAGCCACAGAAGTAAAGCGCAAAGCTGAAGAAGTGGCAAAAAGCGTTGGAAAGCTCGAAGAAGAAAAAGAACAATTGCTGAAAAAAGCCACAGATGAACTCTCAAATGCGACGCGCGATCTGGATTCGCTCAAGCGGGCGTTAGAGAAGGTAACAAGCGACAAGAAAGAGGCAATCACAAAACAAATTGAGGAACTTGAAGAGACAAAGAAAGGCTTAGAGACGAACTTAGAGACGCTAAAAGGTGCAAGTGAAGAAGCTTGGCAAGGGGTGCGGCAAGGCTTCGAGACAGCGCTTGAGGCACTGAAGCGAGCAAAGGAAAAAGTAGAAAGAAAAACGCAGGAATAAAGTCCTACTGCTTACAAGCCCTGCTACTTACAAGCCCTGCTACTTCCTAAGCAGCATTTTCTTTGTCTCCATAAACTTACCAGCGGTCAGGCGGTAGAAGTAAAGACCGCTAGCTAAGCCATAGTTTGCTGCATTAAACTTGATGACGTATCGCCCGGCTTCCTGCTTGCCTTCAACCAATGTGGCGACTTTCCGACCCAGCACATCATACACCTCGAGCTTGACATCGCCACTTTCAGCCAAAGCATAGCGCACAGTGGTTTCAGGATTGAAGGGATTGGGATAGTTCTGCATCAGGGCGTAAGTCTCAGGCACATCAAGCGTAACTTCGACACTGAAAGCATAGTCATGAATGGCGCCATCGTGGTCTACACTGCGAAGTTGGTAACGATGCGTTTGGTTAGGTGCAGCACTCTCATCGATGAATTTGTACTCTTTGCCGACAGGCGAGGTACCTAAGCCACGCAGTGACGCATGTTCACGATAGTCGGCAATAGGCTCACCATTACGCAAGATGATAAAGCCCGCATTGTGTAATTCACTTTCTGTGCGCCAATTGAGTTCGACGCGTCGACCAAGCGGTTTGGCTACAAACTGTGCGAGCGCAACGGGCAGTGGGTTATCGAGTGAGTTTTCTGTGCCCAGAGATACAAAGAAATTTTCGCTCGATGTGAGCAAGGTGCTAAACGTGTTTGAGTTAAAGCCAGTCAGTACAGGTAGGGGGTCGGTATCCACGGAAGCAGGACCTTGCGCTTGCCAGTTGCCTGAAGTGCGCGTGGCAATTTTGAGCGTCGTGTTGTTATTGCTTGCGAGAACTGCATCATCGGAATTGATTGCCATATCGACAACTTGTGAGAGCGTAAGACTGTTGATGCCAGTGTTTTGAAACTCGTAGTAACGCAAGTCTGAGACTTTCACGAGTGGAAGGTCCGACAGCGCAAGAGCATTCGCTGAAGCTGTGATGAGTGTGCCACGCAGTGTGGTGCCGCTTGCAGATTGTCCAATCAGGGAGATCGGACGATACACGCTGGCATCACCTAAGGGATAGAGGCGTGAGACCAGACTAGTATTATCAAA
The window above is part of the [Chlorobium] sp. 445 genome. Proteins encoded here:
- a CDS encoding transcriptional repressor, with the translated sequence MTATASAKYATLLRQNDFKVTHQRIRILEILDRNKKPLTAAEVHAQLSRYGVDLATVYRSLNKLADAGIVSRIQFGDEFMRFEFARPFAHHHHIICIDCGKIKEIDLCNLDSIASDISRSTGFTHIEHQVIFRGYCESCSAHHNDRS
- a CDS encoding dihydroorotase — protein: MSIVICNARIINPAEFLDKKGSLQISDDGILEHLWFADSADLPSDVMLSDHEVIDFSDGIVASGLFDMHCHFREPGFEYKETIETGARSALAGGFTGVALMPNTEPPIDNAAVVAFIRERAASLPIDIEVIGAITVGRKGERIAPYGELAAAGVKALSDDGAAVMNSRVMRLAFEYASQFNLLLIQHCEDTALSFGGVMNESLYASLLGLRGIPSISESIVLSRDLSLLRYLLENKQGAMPYLPRYHVAHISVKEAVDLVRAAKQEGLPVTAEVTPHHFTLTDKDVFESGYDGNMRMNPPLRSERDREAVLAAIADGTIDVIATDHAPHACHEKDCGISQAAFGIVGLETSVGLTFTTLVHTNRISAYRAIEMLSTNPRRVMNLPPIRFEVGKPLNATLIAPDLEWTVDTSHLASKSRNSPFHNYTLRGKSVGIIHKGKVILPQPML
- a CDS encoding hydroxymethylbilane synthase — its product is MKLSIVIGTRSSALALWQTEFVKTSLLALHPHLHIAIRTIKTTGDKILDSPLSKIGDKGLFTREIEQALLRGEIDLAVHSLKDLPTSLPDGLTIAAVIAREDTRDVLISNDGYSVASLPLGAHVATGSLRRRAQLLALRPDLKILDMRGNLNTRFKKFDERYMLPRKHPEHLDAMILAFAGVHRLGLDARISQMLSHEEILPAVGQGALAIETRADDKAVLSLACSLNDPATELCTRAERSLLRRLEGGCQIPIAAHASLAGLRLSLTAFIGTLDGTRYARHSLSTLLTSPDLPASLEHAEALGIQLAEVLLEQGGQEILSSLRAS
- a CDS encoding 23S rRNA (uracil(1939)-C(5))-methyltransferase RlmD; amino-acid sequence: MYQKGQLIEATISDRAEDERCFARLENGIGVFVQGYLAIGDRVEAEIFKVKKNYLEAKAKRLLAPSPQRVEARCTHFGVCGGCKWQHLDYAAQLEQKAKQVRDALTHIGMFSAVEVLPTIGAEEIFHYRNKIEFSFSDQRFVLEHERELLEKPIDFALGFHAPRRFDKVVDIDRCYIASPEMNVALNVVKAFAHRSGLEPYSMRTNQGFWRHLCVRKAFRTNEVMINLVTSWHEADLMQDLLAELQHALPQSLTTLVNNITTSKSGTSVGEEEKVIFGKGFITEKLRDLSFKISANSFFQTNTAQAEKLYEAVLKMAELSPNDVVYDLYCGTGSIALFIAHQCKKVLGIELVASAIQDARDNAVLNGLENCMFHQLDLKEFRKLAPELSAFGLPDVVITDPPRAGMHPDAVSFLLKLSPKRIVYVSCNPASLARDAKLLCVHGNYGLRLVQPIDMFPHTNHIESIAVLEKISS
- a CDS encoding uroporphyrinogen-III synthase — protein: MGNFFSLIMMRKTVLITRPKAQAQDLAVALEACGFQCIIFPTIEIVPLTDWLSALPSLPDYSAVFFTSANGVEHFVEPLRRVAPDFLAHIRRLPIYAVGEKTRARLLEAGFAVATMPDKFSAAELAALLPAKSIADRKFLFVRGKLSQRLLPEHIRALGGSCDEYEVYDTCLPESADVERVKTLLERGKIDAIAFTSPSTVKNFFTLLDGYPLAETIKLAAIGNTTAQAVRTLYGRIDIVPTQSTSENFALAIAEAFHTA